One genomic region from Syntrophorhabdaceae bacterium encodes:
- a CDS encoding FliH/SctL family protein, translating into MKDQDTERFTLYDLSGEMPEERSSDFIRLFDEEQGPADKEEPVVAPAPVNMEEEARKVFEEAFAQGEKAGHELGMKKVDPLIKRLGGFMAELSLFKEDLVKRAENLSTELALVFAEAIILRECREHHDAILRMVRKALSLCEERSGTTIRLRSEDAELISGSELSNFKIVKDDTMHEPGFVIETNFGDIDGRISVQMEELKKELFNGNLD; encoded by the coding sequence TTGAAAGACCAGGACACGGAACGCTTTACCCTGTACGACCTCAGCGGAGAAATGCCGGAGGAAAGATCTTCGGATTTCATCAGGCTTTTTGACGAAGAGCAGGGTCCCGCCGACAAAGAGGAACCCGTCGTGGCTCCGGCACCGGTCAATATGGAGGAAGAGGCCCGAAAGGTCTTTGAAGAGGCCTTTGCGCAGGGCGAAAAGGCCGGGCACGAGCTTGGCATGAAGAAGGTGGATCCCCTCATCAAGCGGCTGGGCGGTTTCATGGCTGAACTCTCCCTGTTCAAGGAGGATCTGGTGAAAAGGGCCGAGAACCTCTCTACGGAACTGGCCCTGGTCTTCGCGGAGGCCATCATACTCAGGGAATGCAGGGAGCATCACGATGCCATTTTGAGGATGGTGAGGAAGGCGCTTTCCCTCTGTGAGGAACGAAGCGGAACGACGATACGCCTGCGCAGCGAGGACGCCGAACTCATTTCCGGGTCGGAGCTGAGCAACTTCAAGATCGTAAAGGATGACACGATGCACGAGCCCGGTTTCGTCATCGAGACGAACTTCGGTGACATAGACGGCCGCATATCCGTCCAGATGGAAGAACTTAAGAAAGAGCTTTTCAATGGAAACCTCGATTGA